In one window of Pseudoalteromonas espejiana DSM 9414 DNA:
- a CDS encoding YacL family protein: MEYQFIRDPISGLRIKISSEHAIIGRWLNEEIGKDKVAMVQALITSVKTSYEPVTLKGQEIDLILSKDEALFEAHALHQDSEDLVAYQDDDLMLEENGLVSGCGFEDFVDLINSWHEFSAGR, from the coding sequence ATGGAATATCAATTTATACGTGACCCTATTAGTGGGCTGCGCATTAAAATAAGCAGCGAACACGCAATAATTGGCCGTTGGCTAAATGAAGAGATTGGCAAAGACAAAGTGGCTATGGTGCAAGCACTTATTACCTCGGTAAAAACAAGCTACGAGCCAGTTACTCTAAAAGGCCAAGAAATAGATTTAATACTCTCTAAAGATGAAGCCTTATTTGAAGCGCATGCGCTGCATCAAGACAGCGAAGATTTAGTTGCCTACCAAGATGATGATTTAATGCTTGAAGAAAATGGTCTAGTGAGTGGTTGTGGCTTTGAAGATTTTGTTGACCTGATCAACTCATGGCATGAGTTTTCGGCTGGTCGTTAA
- the dut gene encoding dUTP diphosphatase — translation MKKVELKIVNPKVGTEIPMPEYATDGSAAIDLRACIDDALRLSPGETKLIPTGIALNMQDTGMAATILPRSGLGHKHGIVLGNLVGLIDSDYQGELFISVWNRGNDEFAINSGDRIAQLMFIPVLKADFVLVDEFEATERGTGGFGHTGVK, via the coding sequence ATGAAAAAAGTTGAATTAAAAATTGTAAATCCTAAAGTTGGTACTGAAATTCCTATGCCTGAGTATGCTACAGATGGCTCAGCAGCGATTGATCTTAGAGCTTGTATCGATGATGCGTTACGACTTTCACCAGGCGAAACTAAACTAATACCTACTGGTATTGCTTTAAATATGCAGGACACTGGAATGGCTGCGACTATTTTACCACGCTCTGGTTTGGGTCATAAACATGGGATTGTACTGGGTAATTTAGTCGGATTAATTGACTCAGACTATCAAGGTGAGTTATTCATTTCAGTATGGAATAGGGGTAATGATGAATTTGCAATAAACTCTGGTGATAGAATTGCTCAATTGATGTTTATACCAGTACTTAAAGCTGATTTTGTACTTGTCGATGAGTTTGAAGCAACTGAGCGTGGAACTGGCGGCTTTGGCCATACTGGCGTGAAGTAG
- a CDS encoding NUDIX hydrolase, giving the protein MMQHIIAVISAVLIWLVFYIFNKDIAIGALGSIAGFIIVELYLFMRKNDIDLTFLGLRRLLYVFKKRKIIKKSINYDSLADYTFWLKEEFVFPLSSFNKKIDKTVIQKLSSFEAAIFILLVNDNHNCIDCSYLTSEDFKELFTKALKEPFYKRLILKESLSQIIKPADLEKLLIKFEEQLAVDCDLSNENIDNDLFKEKVKELCAMGGEMTISIFSTTSQLSHDILKDLKAYQTSSTKVDIDFYLCSPNVKTDSAILELMKEYEVPVGALPFQFVKVRNKKAHVEMDITRRVFRVLRSFQDIKDNQESYCKTSVYLYKKSYPGCKIRLIENKFVELQPGPLKFANNLYRFRIASTDSEIIHTLSNAVKNFKGGNEVQCIELLNQPIEQAEKQALLELAEWLISRGIKTDDLFNYATDVHASSGDQETRTRLKFLQNRIGTAYKAISNLSDSINEELYAEENFEQLTGTGIREVKINNKIKHITVAAIFTNNNKILLIEKAKEFYQGKYSLVAGHVEYQDNTLADAVEREVNEEIGLGISSLSYIFHIDDLTDKCGHGGDLHDWHVFNSYEIIDENSLKLGAEVKSIKWVSLNELQKMKEELTDGACKIFNAMGWLK; this is encoded by the coding sequence ATGATGCAACATATTATTGCAGTAATTTCAGCAGTCTTAATTTGGTTAGTGTTTTATATTTTCAATAAAGATATTGCTATTGGAGCTTTAGGAAGTATTGCAGGTTTTATAATTGTTGAGCTTTATCTTTTTATGCGAAAAAATGACATCGATCTTACATTTCTTGGCCTGAGAAGGTTACTTTATGTATTTAAGAAGAGAAAAATAATAAAAAAATCTATTAATTACGACTCTTTGGCTGATTATACCTTTTGGTTAAAAGAGGAGTTTGTTTTTCCGCTATCCTCCTTTAATAAAAAAATAGATAAAACTGTAATTCAAAAGCTTTCAAGTTTCGAAGCCGCAATATTTATTTTACTTGTTAATGATAACCACAATTGTATAGATTGCAGCTACCTTACTTCAGAAGATTTTAAGGAGCTTTTTACTAAAGCTCTAAAAGAGCCCTTTTATAAAAGGTTAATTCTCAAAGAATCTCTGTCGCAAATTATTAAGCCAGCTGATTTAGAAAAACTACTTATCAAGTTTGAAGAGCAATTAGCTGTAGATTGCGATTTAAGTAATGAAAATATTGATAATGATCTTTTTAAAGAAAAAGTTAAAGAGTTGTGCGCCATGGGTGGAGAAATGACAATATCAATTTTCTCAACCACCTCTCAACTATCCCACGATATATTAAAAGATTTAAAAGCCTATCAAACAAGTTCCACTAAAGTTGATATAGATTTCTATCTTTGCAGTCCAAATGTTAAAACAGACTCAGCAATTTTGGAATTAATGAAGGAGTACGAAGTCCCTGTTGGTGCTTTACCATTTCAATTTGTAAAGGTTCGCAATAAAAAAGCACATGTAGAAATGGATATTACCCGTCGTGTATTTAGAGTGTTGCGTTCTTTTCAAGACATTAAGGATAATCAAGAGAGTTACTGTAAAACGTCGGTTTATTTATATAAAAAAAGCTACCCCGGGTGCAAAATTCGCCTAATAGAAAACAAGTTTGTTGAATTACAACCTGGTCCATTAAAGTTTGCTAATAATTTATATCGATTTCGTATCGCGAGCACTGATTCAGAAATAATACATACTCTTAGTAATGCTGTTAAAAACTTTAAAGGTGGTAATGAAGTTCAATGTATTGAATTATTAAACCAGCCAATAGAGCAGGCTGAAAAGCAGGCATTATTAGAATTAGCAGAATGGCTAATATCAAGGGGCATAAAAACAGATGATTTATTTAATTATGCAACAGATGTTCATGCATCTAGTGGTGATCAAGAAACTCGTACTAGGCTAAAATTTTTACAAAACAGAATAGGAACTGCTTATAAGGCTATATCTAATTTGAGTGATTCTATAAATGAAGAACTTTATGCAGAAGAAAACTTTGAACAATTGACGGGTACAGGTATTAGGGAAGTTAAAATAAACAATAAAATTAAACATATAACAGTCGCTGCTATTTTTACTAATAATAATAAAATTCTCCTAATTGAAAAAGCCAAAGAATTTTACCAAGGAAAGTATAGTCTTGTTGCAGGGCATGTTGAGTATCAAGATAATACGCTTGCTGATGCTGTTGAGAGAGAGGTCAATGAAGAGATAGGGTTGGGCATAAGTAGCTTAAGTTATATTTTTCATATTGATGACTTAACAGACAAATGTGGTCACGGTGGTGATCTACATGATTGGCATGTTTTTAATTCTTATGAAATCATAGATGAGAATAGTTTAAAACTTGGTGCCGAAGTTAAAAGTATTAAATGGGTTTCTTTGAATGAACTTCAAAAAATGAAAGAAGAATTAACTGACGGTGCTTGCAAGATTTTTAATGCCATGGGTTGGTTGAAATGA